One part of the Esox lucius isolate fEsoLuc1 chromosome 10, fEsoLuc1.pri, whole genome shotgun sequence genome encodes these proteins:
- the znf384a gene encoding zinc finger protein 384a isoform X5 has protein sequence MEDSHFNSSYFWSPVPTVQGQIENAMFLNKMKEQLGPDNKGSPSFPHSSSHYPTAVLTMDASGRVVPKQEEGGGGGVQLNAVGGHLHQPHTSQNITVVPVQSAGIMTAAGLVITTPQGTLVSQPTSTQSFVSGAPATTMIVSALHPTNTESGQHSSLYFYSHNKKDDVIIPPVVMPTPGKRGRKKKLVMPRASLPPGSDALILAHLAAGGQHHADPYDLSNDEDEHGNKDGTKSYRCRMCAVTFFSKSDMQIHAKSHTEAKPHKCPHCSKSFANSSYLAQHIRIHSGAKPYTCSYCQKTFRQLSHLQQHTRNHTEGKPHKCPHCSKSFANSSYLAQHIRIHSGAKPYTCSYCQKTFRQLSHLQQHHRIHTGDRPYKCIHPGCEKAFTQLSNLQSHRRQHNKDKPYKCHNCNRGYTDAASLEVHLSTHTVKHAKLYSCGLCNRAYTSLLQF, from the exons ATGGAAGATTCCCATTTCAACTCATCATACTTTTGGTCTCCCGTTCCCACAGTACAAGGACAG ATCGAGAACGCCATGTTCCTGAACAAGATGAAGGAGCAGCTGGGCCCCGACAACAAAGGCTCTCCTTCGTTCCCCCATTCCTCCTCCCACTACCCCACCGCCGTGCTCACGATGGACGCGTCGGGGCGCGTGGTGCCCAAACAGGAAGAGGGAGGCGGCGGCGGCGTCCAGCTGAACGCCGTCGGGGGCCACCTGCATCAGCCTCACACCTCGCAGAACATCACGGTGGTGCCGGTCCAGTCCGCCGGCATCATGACGGCAG cGGGGCTAGTGATAACCACGCCCCAAGGCACCCTGGTCTCTCAGCCCACCTCCACGCAGTCTTTTGTGTCCGGAGCCCCCGCCACCACCATGATAGTGTCCGCACTTCACCCCACGAACACAG AGAGCGGCCAGCACTCCTCTCTCTACTTCTACAGCCACA acaagAAAGATGATGTGATCATCCCTCCGGTTGTCATGCCGACGCCCGGGAAGCGGGGCAGGAAGAAGAAGTTGGTGATGCCCCGGGCGTCCCTCCCCCCGGGAAGTGATGCGTTGATTCTGGCCCACCTGGCGGCCGGGGGACAG CACCACGCCGACCCTTACGACCTATCGAACGACGAGGACGAGCACGGGAACAAGGACGGGACCAAGTCGTACCG GTGCCGGATGTGCGCCGTGACGTTCTTCAGCAAGTCGGACATGCAGATCCACGCCAAGTCTCACACGGAGGCCAAGCCTCACAAGTGCCCCCACTGCTCCAAGTCGTTCGCCAACTCCAGCTACCTGGCCCAACACATCCGCATCCACAGCGGAGCCAAGCCCTACACCTGCTCCTACTGCCAGAAAACATTCAGGCAGCTCAGTCACTTACAGCAGCACACACG AAACCACACGGAGGGCAAGCCTCACAAGTGCCCCCACTGCTCCAAGTCGTTCGCCAACTCCAGCTACCTGGCCCAACACATCCGCATCCACAGTGGAGCCAAGCCCTACACCTGCTCCTACTGCCAGAAAACATTCAGGCAGCTCAGTCACTTACAGCAGCACCACAG GATCCACACTGGGGACAGACCTTACAAATGTATCCATCCTGGCTGCGAGAAAGCATTCACCCAGCTATCCAACTTACAG TCTCACCGACGGCAGCACAACAAAGACAAGCCGTATAAGTGCCACAACTGTAACCGTGGTTACACGGACGCGGCCAGTCTGGAGGTGCACCTGTCCACTCACACGGTGAAGCACGCCAAGCTGTACTCCTGTGGGCTCTGCAACCGCGCCTACACCTCG TTACTGCAGTTTTAG
- the znf384a gene encoding zinc finger protein 384a isoform X3 yields the protein MEDSHFNSSYFWSPVPTVQGQIENAMFLNKMKEQLGPDNKGSPSFPHSSSHYPTAVLTMDASGRVVPKQEEGGGGGVQLNAVGGHLHQPHTSQNITVVPVQSAGIMTADKKDDVIIPPVVMPTPGKRGRKKKLVMPRASLPPGSDALILAHLAAGGQHHADPYDLSNDEDEHGNKDGTKSYRCRMCAVTFFSKSDMQIHAKSHTEAKPHKCPHCSKSFANSSYLAQHIRIHSGAKPYTCSYCQKTFRQLSHLQQHTRNHTEGKPHKCPHCSKSFANSSYLAQHIRIHSGAKPYTCSYCQKTFRQLSHLQQHHRIHTGDRPYKCIHPGCEKAFTQLSNLQSHRRQHNKDKPYKCHNCNRGYTDAASLEVHLSTHTVKHAKLYSCGLCNRAYTSETYLMKHMRKHNPDPLTVAAAVAAQQAQGHTPGGGGRGRGRGRGGGGANAGGGPVGSGQNQPNPNNPQQGSYTQTEGVPCPFDLHQYKTVSAGEIQYKQVSVADMSAHKDLCLTVSTSAIQVEHMNS from the exons ATGGAAGATTCCCATTTCAACTCATCATACTTTTGGTCTCCCGTTCCCACAGTACAAGGACAG ATCGAGAACGCCATGTTCCTGAACAAGATGAAGGAGCAGCTGGGCCCCGACAACAAAGGCTCTCCTTCGTTCCCCCATTCCTCCTCCCACTACCCCACCGCCGTGCTCACGATGGACGCGTCGGGGCGCGTGGTGCCCAAACAGGAAGAGGGAGGCGGCGGCGGCGTCCAGCTGAACGCCGTCGGGGGCCACCTGCATCAGCCTCACACCTCGCAGAACATCACGGTGGTGCCGGTCCAGTCCGCCGGCATCATGACGGCAG acaagAAAGATGATGTGATCATCCCTCCGGTTGTCATGCCGACGCCCGGGAAGCGGGGCAGGAAGAAGAAGTTGGTGATGCCCCGGGCGTCCCTCCCCCCGGGAAGTGATGCGTTGATTCTGGCCCACCTGGCGGCCGGGGGACAG CACCACGCCGACCCTTACGACCTATCGAACGACGAGGACGAGCACGGGAACAAGGACGGGACCAAGTCGTACCG GTGCCGGATGTGCGCCGTGACGTTCTTCAGCAAGTCGGACATGCAGATCCACGCCAAGTCTCACACGGAGGCCAAGCCTCACAAGTGCCCCCACTGCTCCAAGTCGTTCGCCAACTCCAGCTACCTGGCCCAACACATCCGCATCCACAGCGGAGCCAAGCCCTACACCTGCTCCTACTGCCAGAAAACATTCAGGCAGCTCAGTCACTTACAGCAGCACACACG AAACCACACGGAGGGCAAGCCTCACAAGTGCCCCCACTGCTCCAAGTCGTTCGCCAACTCCAGCTACCTGGCCCAACACATCCGCATCCACAGTGGAGCCAAGCCCTACACCTGCTCCTACTGCCAGAAAACATTCAGGCAGCTCAGTCACTTACAGCAGCACCACAG GATCCACACTGGGGACAGACCTTACAAATGTATCCATCCTGGCTGCGAGAAAGCATTCACCCAGCTATCCAACTTACAG TCTCACCGACGGCAGCACAACAAAGACAAGCCGTATAAGTGCCACAACTGTAACCGTGGTTACACGGACGCGGCCAGTCTGGAGGTGCACCTGTCCACTCACACGGTGAAGCACGCCAAGCTGTACTCCTGTGGGCTCTGCAACCGCGCCTACACCTCG GAGACATACCTGATGAAACACATGCGGAAGCACAACCCCGACCCCCTGACTGTGGCAGCCGCTGTCGCCGCCCAGCAGGCCCAGGGCCACACCCCCGGGGGAGGTGGCCGGGGGAGGGGCCGCGGGAGAGGAGGAGGCGGGGCCAACGCGGGGGGCGGTCCCGTGGGGTCAGGCCAGAACCAGCCTAACCCCAACAACCCTCAACAGGGCAGCTACACGCAGACGGAGGGCGTGCCGTGCCCCTTCGACCTGCACCAGTACAAGACGGTGTCGGCCGGCGAGATCCAGTACAAGCAGGTCAGCGTGGCGGACATGTCGGCCCACAAGGACCTCTGCCTGACCGTGTCCACCTCAGCCATCCAGGTGGAGCACATGAACTCATAG
- the znf384a gene encoding zinc finger protein 384a isoform X4 → MEDSHFNSSYFWSPVPTVQGQIENAMFLNKMKEQLGPDNKGSPSFPHSSSHYPTAVLTMDASGRVVPKQEEGGGGGVQLNAVGGHLHQPHTSQNITVVPVQSAGIMTAAGLVITTPQGTLVSQPTSTQSFVSGAPATTMIVSALHPTNTESGQHSSLYFYSHNKKDDVIIPPVVMPTPGKRGRKKKLVMPRASLPPGSDALILAHLAAGGQHHADPYDLSNDEDEHGNKDGTKSYRCRMCAVTFFSKSDMQIHAKSHTEAKPHKCPHCSKSFANSSYLAQHIRIHSGAKPYTCSYCQKTFRQLSHLQQHTRIHTGDRPYKCIHPGCEKAFTQLSNLQSHRRQHNKDKPYKCHNCNRGYTDAASLEVHLSTHTVKHAKLYSCGLCNRAYTSETYLMKHMRKHNPDPLTVAAAVAAQQAQGHTPGGGGRGRGRGRGGGGANAGGGPVGSGQNQPNPNNPQQGSYTQTEGVPCPFDLHQYKTVSAGEIQYKQVSVADMSAHKDLCLTVSTSAIQVEHMNS, encoded by the exons ATGGAAGATTCCCATTTCAACTCATCATACTTTTGGTCTCCCGTTCCCACAGTACAAGGACAG ATCGAGAACGCCATGTTCCTGAACAAGATGAAGGAGCAGCTGGGCCCCGACAACAAAGGCTCTCCTTCGTTCCCCCATTCCTCCTCCCACTACCCCACCGCCGTGCTCACGATGGACGCGTCGGGGCGCGTGGTGCCCAAACAGGAAGAGGGAGGCGGCGGCGGCGTCCAGCTGAACGCCGTCGGGGGCCACCTGCATCAGCCTCACACCTCGCAGAACATCACGGTGGTGCCGGTCCAGTCCGCCGGCATCATGACGGCAG cGGGGCTAGTGATAACCACGCCCCAAGGCACCCTGGTCTCTCAGCCCACCTCCACGCAGTCTTTTGTGTCCGGAGCCCCCGCCACCACCATGATAGTGTCCGCACTTCACCCCACGAACACAG AGAGCGGCCAGCACTCCTCTCTCTACTTCTACAGCCACA acaagAAAGATGATGTGATCATCCCTCCGGTTGTCATGCCGACGCCCGGGAAGCGGGGCAGGAAGAAGAAGTTGGTGATGCCCCGGGCGTCCCTCCCCCCGGGAAGTGATGCGTTGATTCTGGCCCACCTGGCGGCCGGGGGACAG CACCACGCCGACCCTTACGACCTATCGAACGACGAGGACGAGCACGGGAACAAGGACGGGACCAAGTCGTACCG GTGCCGGATGTGCGCCGTGACGTTCTTCAGCAAGTCGGACATGCAGATCCACGCCAAGTCTCACACGGAGGCCAAGCCTCACAAGTGCCCCCACTGCTCCAAGTCGTTCGCCAACTCCAGCTACCTGGCCCAACACATCCGCATCCACAGCGGAGCCAAGCCCTACACCTGCTCCTACTGCCAGAAAACATTCAGGCAGCTCAGTCACTTACAGCAGCACACACG GATCCACACTGGGGACAGACCTTACAAATGTATCCATCCTGGCTGCGAGAAAGCATTCACCCAGCTATCCAACTTACAG TCTCACCGACGGCAGCACAACAAAGACAAGCCGTATAAGTGCCACAACTGTAACCGTGGTTACACGGACGCGGCCAGTCTGGAGGTGCACCTGTCCACTCACACGGTGAAGCACGCCAAGCTGTACTCCTGTGGGCTCTGCAACCGCGCCTACACCTCG GAGACATACCTGATGAAACACATGCGGAAGCACAACCCCGACCCCCTGACTGTGGCAGCCGCTGTCGCCGCCCAGCAGGCCCAGGGCCACACCCCCGGGGGAGGTGGCCGGGGGAGGGGCCGCGGGAGAGGAGGAGGCGGGGCCAACGCGGGGGGCGGTCCCGTGGGGTCAGGCCAGAACCAGCCTAACCCCAACAACCCTCAACAGGGCAGCTACACGCAGACGGAGGGCGTGCCGTGCCCCTTCGACCTGCACCAGTACAAGACGGTGTCGGCCGGCGAGATCCAGTACAAGCAGGTCAGCGTGGCGGACATGTCGGCCCACAAGGACCTCTGCCTGACCGTGTCCACCTCAGCCATCCAGGTGGAGCACATGAACTCATAG
- the znf384a gene encoding zinc finger protein 384a isoform X2: MEDSHFNSSYFWSPVPTVQGQIENAMFLNKMKEQLGPDNKGSPSFPHSSSHYPTAVLTMDASGRVVPKQEEGGGGGVQLNAVGGHLHQPHTSQNITVVPVQSAGIMTAESGQHSSLYFYSHNKKDDVIIPPVVMPTPGKRGRKKKLVMPRASLPPGSDALILAHLAAGGQHHADPYDLSNDEDEHGNKDGTKSYRCRMCAVTFFSKSDMQIHAKSHTEAKPHKCPHCSKSFANSSYLAQHIRIHSGAKPYTCSYCQKTFRQLSHLQQHTRNHTEGKPHKCPHCSKSFANSSYLAQHIRIHSGAKPYTCSYCQKTFRQLSHLQQHHRIHTGDRPYKCIHPGCEKAFTQLSNLQSHRRQHNKDKPYKCHNCNRGYTDAASLEVHLSTHTVKHAKLYSCGLCNRAYTSETYLMKHMRKHNPDPLTVAAAVAAQQAQGHTPGGGGRGRGRGRGGGGANAGGGPVGSGQNQPNPNNPQQGSYTQTEGVPCPFDLHQYKTVSAGEIQYKQVSVADMSAHKDLCLTVSTSAIQVEHMNS, translated from the exons ATGGAAGATTCCCATTTCAACTCATCATACTTTTGGTCTCCCGTTCCCACAGTACAAGGACAG ATCGAGAACGCCATGTTCCTGAACAAGATGAAGGAGCAGCTGGGCCCCGACAACAAAGGCTCTCCTTCGTTCCCCCATTCCTCCTCCCACTACCCCACCGCCGTGCTCACGATGGACGCGTCGGGGCGCGTGGTGCCCAAACAGGAAGAGGGAGGCGGCGGCGGCGTCCAGCTGAACGCCGTCGGGGGCCACCTGCATCAGCCTCACACCTCGCAGAACATCACGGTGGTGCCGGTCCAGTCCGCCGGCATCATGACGGCAG AGAGCGGCCAGCACTCCTCTCTCTACTTCTACAGCCACA acaagAAAGATGATGTGATCATCCCTCCGGTTGTCATGCCGACGCCCGGGAAGCGGGGCAGGAAGAAGAAGTTGGTGATGCCCCGGGCGTCCCTCCCCCCGGGAAGTGATGCGTTGATTCTGGCCCACCTGGCGGCCGGGGGACAG CACCACGCCGACCCTTACGACCTATCGAACGACGAGGACGAGCACGGGAACAAGGACGGGACCAAGTCGTACCG GTGCCGGATGTGCGCCGTGACGTTCTTCAGCAAGTCGGACATGCAGATCCACGCCAAGTCTCACACGGAGGCCAAGCCTCACAAGTGCCCCCACTGCTCCAAGTCGTTCGCCAACTCCAGCTACCTGGCCCAACACATCCGCATCCACAGCGGAGCCAAGCCCTACACCTGCTCCTACTGCCAGAAAACATTCAGGCAGCTCAGTCACTTACAGCAGCACACACG AAACCACACGGAGGGCAAGCCTCACAAGTGCCCCCACTGCTCCAAGTCGTTCGCCAACTCCAGCTACCTGGCCCAACACATCCGCATCCACAGTGGAGCCAAGCCCTACACCTGCTCCTACTGCCAGAAAACATTCAGGCAGCTCAGTCACTTACAGCAGCACCACAG GATCCACACTGGGGACAGACCTTACAAATGTATCCATCCTGGCTGCGAGAAAGCATTCACCCAGCTATCCAACTTACAG TCTCACCGACGGCAGCACAACAAAGACAAGCCGTATAAGTGCCACAACTGTAACCGTGGTTACACGGACGCGGCCAGTCTGGAGGTGCACCTGTCCACTCACACGGTGAAGCACGCCAAGCTGTACTCCTGTGGGCTCTGCAACCGCGCCTACACCTCG GAGACATACCTGATGAAACACATGCGGAAGCACAACCCCGACCCCCTGACTGTGGCAGCCGCTGTCGCCGCCCAGCAGGCCCAGGGCCACACCCCCGGGGGAGGTGGCCGGGGGAGGGGCCGCGGGAGAGGAGGAGGCGGGGCCAACGCGGGGGGCGGTCCCGTGGGGTCAGGCCAGAACCAGCCTAACCCCAACAACCCTCAACAGGGCAGCTACACGCAGACGGAGGGCGTGCCGTGCCCCTTCGACCTGCACCAGTACAAGACGGTGTCGGCCGGCGAGATCCAGTACAAGCAGGTCAGCGTGGCGGACATGTCGGCCCACAAGGACCTCTGCCTGACCGTGTCCACCTCAGCCATCCAGGTGGAGCACATGAACTCATAG
- the znf384a gene encoding zinc finger protein 384a isoform X1: protein MEDSHFNSSYFWSPVPTVQGQIENAMFLNKMKEQLGPDNKGSPSFPHSSSHYPTAVLTMDASGRVVPKQEEGGGGGVQLNAVGGHLHQPHTSQNITVVPVQSAGIMTAAGLVITTPQGTLVSQPTSTQSFVSGAPATTMIVSALHPTNTESGQHSSLYFYSHNKKDDVIIPPVVMPTPGKRGRKKKLVMPRASLPPGSDALILAHLAAGGQHHADPYDLSNDEDEHGNKDGTKSYRCRMCAVTFFSKSDMQIHAKSHTEAKPHKCPHCSKSFANSSYLAQHIRIHSGAKPYTCSYCQKTFRQLSHLQQHTRNHTEGKPHKCPHCSKSFANSSYLAQHIRIHSGAKPYTCSYCQKTFRQLSHLQQHHRIHTGDRPYKCIHPGCEKAFTQLSNLQSHRRQHNKDKPYKCHNCNRGYTDAASLEVHLSTHTVKHAKLYSCGLCNRAYTSETYLMKHMRKHNPDPLTVAAAVAAQQAQGHTPGGGGRGRGRGRGGGGANAGGGPVGSGQNQPNPNNPQQGSYTQTEGVPCPFDLHQYKTVSAGEIQYKQVSVADMSAHKDLCLTVSTSAIQVEHMNS from the exons ATGGAAGATTCCCATTTCAACTCATCATACTTTTGGTCTCCCGTTCCCACAGTACAAGGACAG ATCGAGAACGCCATGTTCCTGAACAAGATGAAGGAGCAGCTGGGCCCCGACAACAAAGGCTCTCCTTCGTTCCCCCATTCCTCCTCCCACTACCCCACCGCCGTGCTCACGATGGACGCGTCGGGGCGCGTGGTGCCCAAACAGGAAGAGGGAGGCGGCGGCGGCGTCCAGCTGAACGCCGTCGGGGGCCACCTGCATCAGCCTCACACCTCGCAGAACATCACGGTGGTGCCGGTCCAGTCCGCCGGCATCATGACGGCAG cGGGGCTAGTGATAACCACGCCCCAAGGCACCCTGGTCTCTCAGCCCACCTCCACGCAGTCTTTTGTGTCCGGAGCCCCCGCCACCACCATGATAGTGTCCGCACTTCACCCCACGAACACAG AGAGCGGCCAGCACTCCTCTCTCTACTTCTACAGCCACA acaagAAAGATGATGTGATCATCCCTCCGGTTGTCATGCCGACGCCCGGGAAGCGGGGCAGGAAGAAGAAGTTGGTGATGCCCCGGGCGTCCCTCCCCCCGGGAAGTGATGCGTTGATTCTGGCCCACCTGGCGGCCGGGGGACAG CACCACGCCGACCCTTACGACCTATCGAACGACGAGGACGAGCACGGGAACAAGGACGGGACCAAGTCGTACCG GTGCCGGATGTGCGCCGTGACGTTCTTCAGCAAGTCGGACATGCAGATCCACGCCAAGTCTCACACGGAGGCCAAGCCTCACAAGTGCCCCCACTGCTCCAAGTCGTTCGCCAACTCCAGCTACCTGGCCCAACACATCCGCATCCACAGCGGAGCCAAGCCCTACACCTGCTCCTACTGCCAGAAAACATTCAGGCAGCTCAGTCACTTACAGCAGCACACACG AAACCACACGGAGGGCAAGCCTCACAAGTGCCCCCACTGCTCCAAGTCGTTCGCCAACTCCAGCTACCTGGCCCAACACATCCGCATCCACAGTGGAGCCAAGCCCTACACCTGCTCCTACTGCCAGAAAACATTCAGGCAGCTCAGTCACTTACAGCAGCACCACAG GATCCACACTGGGGACAGACCTTACAAATGTATCCATCCTGGCTGCGAGAAAGCATTCACCCAGCTATCCAACTTACAG TCTCACCGACGGCAGCACAACAAAGACAAGCCGTATAAGTGCCACAACTGTAACCGTGGTTACACGGACGCGGCCAGTCTGGAGGTGCACCTGTCCACTCACACGGTGAAGCACGCCAAGCTGTACTCCTGTGGGCTCTGCAACCGCGCCTACACCTCG GAGACATACCTGATGAAACACATGCGGAAGCACAACCCCGACCCCCTGACTGTGGCAGCCGCTGTCGCCGCCCAGCAGGCCCAGGGCCACACCCCCGGGGGAGGTGGCCGGGGGAGGGGCCGCGGGAGAGGAGGAGGCGGGGCCAACGCGGGGGGCGGTCCCGTGGGGTCAGGCCAGAACCAGCCTAACCCCAACAACCCTCAACAGGGCAGCTACACGCAGACGGAGGGCGTGCCGTGCCCCTTCGACCTGCACCAGTACAAGACGGTGTCGGCCGGCGAGATCCAGTACAAGCAGGTCAGCGTGGCGGACATGTCGGCCCACAAGGACCTCTGCCTGACCGTGTCCACCTCAGCCATCCAGGTGGAGCACATGAACTCATAG
- the znf384a gene encoding zinc finger protein 384a isoform X6, with protein sequence MEDSHFNSSYFWSPVPTVQGQIENAMFLNKMKEQLGPDNKGSPSFPHSSSHYPTAVLTMDASGRVVPKQEEGGGGGVQLNAVGGHLHQPHTSQNITVVPVQSAGIMTAAGLVITTPQGTLVSQPTSTQSFVSGAPATTMIVSALHPTNTESGQHSSLYFYSHNKKDDVIIPPVVMPTPGKRGRKKKLVMPRASLPPGSDALILAHLAAGGQHHADPYDLSNDEDEHGNKDGTKSYRCRMCAVTFFSKSDMQIHAKSHTEAKPHKCPHCSKSFANSSYLAQHIRIHSGAKPYTCSYCQKTFRQLSHLQQHTRNHTEGKPHKCPHCSKSFANSSYLAQHIRIHSGAKPYTCSYCQKTFRQLSHLQQHHRIHTGDRPYKCIHPGCEKAFTQLSNLQSHRRQHNKDKPYKCHNCNRGYTDAASLEVHLSTHTVKHAKLYSCGLCNRAYTSWNV encoded by the exons ATGGAAGATTCCCATTTCAACTCATCATACTTTTGGTCTCCCGTTCCCACAGTACAAGGACAG ATCGAGAACGCCATGTTCCTGAACAAGATGAAGGAGCAGCTGGGCCCCGACAACAAAGGCTCTCCTTCGTTCCCCCATTCCTCCTCCCACTACCCCACCGCCGTGCTCACGATGGACGCGTCGGGGCGCGTGGTGCCCAAACAGGAAGAGGGAGGCGGCGGCGGCGTCCAGCTGAACGCCGTCGGGGGCCACCTGCATCAGCCTCACACCTCGCAGAACATCACGGTGGTGCCGGTCCAGTCCGCCGGCATCATGACGGCAG cGGGGCTAGTGATAACCACGCCCCAAGGCACCCTGGTCTCTCAGCCCACCTCCACGCAGTCTTTTGTGTCCGGAGCCCCCGCCACCACCATGATAGTGTCCGCACTTCACCCCACGAACACAG AGAGCGGCCAGCACTCCTCTCTCTACTTCTACAGCCACA acaagAAAGATGATGTGATCATCCCTCCGGTTGTCATGCCGACGCCCGGGAAGCGGGGCAGGAAGAAGAAGTTGGTGATGCCCCGGGCGTCCCTCCCCCCGGGAAGTGATGCGTTGATTCTGGCCCACCTGGCGGCCGGGGGACAG CACCACGCCGACCCTTACGACCTATCGAACGACGAGGACGAGCACGGGAACAAGGACGGGACCAAGTCGTACCG GTGCCGGATGTGCGCCGTGACGTTCTTCAGCAAGTCGGACATGCAGATCCACGCCAAGTCTCACACGGAGGCCAAGCCTCACAAGTGCCCCCACTGCTCCAAGTCGTTCGCCAACTCCAGCTACCTGGCCCAACACATCCGCATCCACAGCGGAGCCAAGCCCTACACCTGCTCCTACTGCCAGAAAACATTCAGGCAGCTCAGTCACTTACAGCAGCACACACG AAACCACACGGAGGGCAAGCCTCACAAGTGCCCCCACTGCTCCAAGTCGTTCGCCAACTCCAGCTACCTGGCCCAACACATCCGCATCCACAGTGGAGCCAAGCCCTACACCTGCTCCTACTGCCAGAAAACATTCAGGCAGCTCAGTCACTTACAGCAGCACCACAG GATCCACACTGGGGACAGACCTTACAAATGTATCCATCCTGGCTGCGAGAAAGCATTCACCCAGCTATCCAACTTACAG TCTCACCGACGGCAGCACAACAAAGACAAGCCGTATAAGTGCCACAACTGTAACCGTGGTTACACGGACGCGGCCAGTCTGGAGGTGCACCTGTCCACTCACACGGTGAAGCACGCCAAGCTGTACTCCTGTGGGCTCTGCAACCGCGCCTACACCTCG TGGAATGTTTGA
- the flot1a gene encoding flotillin-1a, with translation MFYTCGPNEAMVVSGFCRSPPVMIAGGRVFVLPCVQQIQRISLNTLTLNVKSDKVYTRHGVPISVTGIAQMKIQGQNKQMLAAACQMFMGKSEGEIAQIALETLEGHQRAIIAHLTVEEIYRDRKKFSEEVFKVASSDLVNMGISVVSYTLKDVHDDQDYLHSLGKSRTAQVQKDARIGEAQFKRDAVIREAHAMQEKISAQYVNEIQMAKAQRDYELKKASYDIEVNTKKAESEMAYQLQVAKTKQRIEEEKMQVKVVERSQQIMLQEQEITRREMELEAKVKKPAEAERYRLEKLAEAERAQRIMEAEAEAESIRIKGDAEAFAVEAKGRAEAEQMAKKAEAFEQYKEGAMVDMLLEQLPLMAEEISKPLGQAHKITMVSSGGAEVGAAKLTGEVLDIMTRLPAAVEKLTGVSISQATTRMG, from the exons ATGTTCTACACATGTGGTCCAAATGAGGCTATGGTCGTATCAG GGTTCTGTCGTTCTCCTCCAGTAATGATTGCTGGAGGAAGAGTGTTTGTGCTTCCCTGTGTTCAACAGATCCAGAG GATCTCCCTGAACACTCTGACGCTGAACGTGAAGAGTGACAAAGTCTACACTCGCCATGGAGTACCCATCTCTGTCACAGGCATCGCCCAG ATGAAGATACAGGGACAGAACAAACAGATGCTGGCCGCAGCCTGTCAGATGTTCATGGGGAAGTCAGAGGGCGAGATCGCCCAGATCGCCTTGGAGACGCTGGAGGGCCACCAGAGGGCCATTATTGCCCATCTGACTGTGGAG GAGATCtacagagacaggaagaagTTCTCGGAGGAGGTGTTTAAGGTAGCCTCGTCCGACTTGGTAAACATGGGAATTAGCGTGGTCAGCTACACGCTCAAAGACGTTCATGACGACCAG GACTACCTCCACTCCCTGGGCAAGTCCAGGACAGCCCAGGTGCAGAAAGATGCCCGCATCGGAGAGGCCCAGTTCAAGAGGGATGCTGTAATCAGG GAGGCCCATGCCATGCAGGAGAAGATCTCGGCCCAGTATGTCAACGAGATTCAGATGGCCAAGGCTCAGAGAGACTATGAGCTGAAGAAAGCCTCCTATGACATTGAGGTCAACACCAAGAAGGCAGAATCTGAGATGGCCTACCAGCTGCAG GTGGCCAAGACCAAGCAACGCATCGAGGAGGAGAAGATGCAAGTGAAGGTGGTGGAACGCTCTCAGCAGATCATGCTCCAGGAGCAGGAGATCACGCGCAGGGAGATGGAGCTGgaggccaaggtcaagaagccAGCCGAGGCCGAGAGATACCGCCTTGAGAAGCTGGCTGAGGCGGAGCG TGCCCAGCGCATCATGGAGGCCGAGGCGGAGGCAGAATCTATTAGA ATTAAGGGAGATGCCGAGGCCTTTGCCGTGGAGGCGAAGGGGAGAGCCGAGGCGGAGCAGATGGCAAAGAAGGCCGAAGCCTTTGAGCAGTACAAGGAGGGAGCCATGGTGGACATGCTGCTGGAGCAGTTACCCCTG ATGGCAGAGGAGATCAGCAAGCCCCTGGGGCAGGCTCACAAGATCACCATGGTTTCCAGCGGGGGTGCCGAAGTGGGCGCGGCCAAGCTCACAGGGGAGGTGCTGGACATTATGACCCGCCTTCCAGCTGCCGTGGAGAAACTGACTGGTGTCAGCATCTCTCAG GCGACCACTCGTATGGGCTGA